The Salvelinus namaycush isolate Seneca chromosome 13, SaNama_1.0, whole genome shotgun sequence genome includes a region encoding these proteins:
- the LOC120058003 gene encoding toll-like receptor 8 — MAATTCWLQLASLFLCHFLVINTSCTLWMPCDIKVVNTSKTTNDIIFNCEERQLRNVPVGITRNVTVLDLSENNIQNVSFGAFSNLENLTILNLNWVNQNHISHIAEGAFKNLTNLQDLRLNGNGLIEIPQNLPLSLEKLMLDNNKINFLNMSNLSGITHVKELFLSKNCYYWNPCENNFTIGNGTFAALINLEVLTLAFNNLTQVPKELPSSLKTLRLESNKIQYIDKDDFHGLTHLETLELQGNCPRCSNAPFPCVPCPKIYLDIHPHAFHGLTELQTLHLAGNSLGCINNSWFESLNNLKQLFLSYNFLSKAMTEGKFFSYLPKLEVMDFSFNYDLLAYPDTLLLSRQFSKLVSLRTLHIAGYVFKEIQSDTLSPLHHLKNLSALNMGINFIVRSNSTIFRKFSHLKLIYLAENRLYPVSVSDSPGRVLGSNSKPALHKSPLTSHYSHPKDFSFELKHGLVKQECFDSGRVLVLSSNNIFFISPKQFEGYGDIACLNLSRNGFSAALNGTEFTTLPALTYLDLSFNKIDLAYDNAFKELHKLQVLDLSYNSHYFGVSGVTHNLNFLTNLPALKVLNMSNNNIFTLTTKQMTSASLKELQFQHNLLATLWKERDGSYNSLFKNLVNLTYLDISFNSIEKIPSTVYENLPYTLQKLCMSHNLLTHFDWDKLASFQQLNILDLSYNSLYHMSANLSNFTNALQMLDLSYNQICQLSDGFFKGAQNLQILDLSHNQLTIVNETTFLSGPENYMKTLSLQGNPFQCTCDLLDFIQWIMCNKDVKIPRLATELICNMPAKTRGQPVILFDIKECVIDNDAFLRYSLSASLIMLTMAITMAAHMFYWDASYILYYLRAKLKGYHSFGSATTDNLYDAFVTYDTRDPLVSDWVLNHLRVQLEERGEKHLPLCLEERDWVPGVPLIDNLSHSIRQSRKTVFVLTEAYVRTGTFRMAVYLAHQRLLDENMDVIVLVLLEPVLQHSHFLRLRRRLCGKSVLEWTRTAAAEPWFWQCLRNAVRLDNQVMYNQMYSRYFTNK, encoded by the exons ATG GCTGCTACCACCTGCTGGTTACAGTTGGCATCATTGTTCCTGTGTCACTTCCTGGTCATAAATACCTCATGTACCTTATGGATGCCATGTGACATTAAGGTGGTCAATACTTCCAAAACCACTAATGACATCATCTTCAATTGTGAGGAGCGTCAACTGAGAAATGTACCCGTTGGCATCACCAGGAATGTGACTGTGCTGGACCTATCAGAAAACAACATCCAGAATGTATCTTTTGGTGCATTTTCTAATCTGGAGAACCTGACCATTCTCAATCTCAACTGGGTCAACCAGAACCATATAAGTCACATTGCCGAAGGTGCCTTCAAAAATCTGACAAACCTGCAGGACCTAAGGCTTAATGGAAATGGCCTCATTGAAATTCCACAAAACCTCCCACTCAGCCTGGAAAAACTCATGCTGGACAATAACAAAATCAATTTCTTGAATATGAGCAACCTCTCTGGTATAACACATGTGAAGGAGCTTTTCTTATCCAAAAACTGTTACTACTGGAATCCTTGTGAGAATAATTTTACTATAGGAAACGGCACATTCGCAGCATTGATTAACTTAGAAGTTTTGACGTTGGCCTTTAATAATTTAACTCAAGTTCCAAAAGAACTTCCAAGCTCTTTAAAAACATTACGGCTTGAATCTAACaagatacagtatattgataAGGATGATTTCCATGGACTAACCCATCTAGAAACCCTTGAATTACAGGGAAACTGTCCACGATGCTCCAATGCTCCATTTCCGTGTGTCCCCTGTCCCAAAATTTACCTAGATATTCATCCTCATGCATTTCATGGCCTTACAGAGTTACAGACACTGCACCTAGCAGGGAACTCACTCGGTTGTATCAATAACTCCTGGTTTGAGAGTTTAAACAATCTTAAACAACTGTTCCTCTCTTATAATTTCTTGTCTAAGGCTATGACTGAAGGAAAATTTTTTAGCTATCTACCAAAGCTAGAAGTTATGGATTTTTCATTCAATTATGATTTGTTAGCTTACCCTGACACCCTACTGCTTTCAAGACAGTTTTCTAAATTGGTGTCACTTAGAACATTACATATAGCAGGTTATGTTTTTAAAGAAATCCAGTCAGATACTCTCAGCCCTCTCCATCATCTAAAAAATCTGTCAGCGTTAAACATGGGAATTAATTTCATTGTTCGCTCTAATTCTACCATATTCAGAAAATTCTCACACTTGAAACTAATATACCTCGCAGAAAATAGGCTGTATCCAGTTTCAGTGAGCGATTCACCAGGCCGTGTCTTAGGAAGCAATTCAAAGCCGGCGCTGCACAAGTCACCTCTCACTAGTCACTATTCACATCCAAAGGATTTTTCCTTTGAGTTAAAACACGGCCTTGTGAAACAAGAGTGCTTTGACTCTGGTCGAGTGCTGGTCCTTAGTTCAAATAATATCTTCTTCATTTCTCCAAAGCAATTTGAGGGCTATGGTGACATTGCATGTCTGAACCTATCAAGAAATGGATTTTCTGCAGCACTGAATGGGACAGAGTTCACGACGTTACCAGCCCTAACATATCTGGACCTGTCGTTTAACAAGATTGACCTGGCCTATGACAATGCATTTAAGGAATTACACAAACTACAAGTATTAGATCTAAGCTACAACAGCCACTATTTTGGAGTGTCAGGTGTGACACATAATTTAAATTTTTTGACAAATCTACCAGCTTTGAAAGTACTGAATATGTCAAACAATAACATTTTTACATTAACAACTAAGCAGATGACAAGCGCATCTTTGAAAGAGCTTCAATTTCAACACAATTTGTTGGCCACATTATGGAAAGAGAGGGACGGCTCATACAACAGCCTTTTTAAAAACCTGGTGAATTTAACCTATCTGGATATATCATTCAACAGCATTGAGAAGATTCCATCAACAGTCTATGAAAACTTACCGTATACCCTTCAGAAACTATGCATGAGTCATAATTTACTCACCCATTTCGATTGGGATAAACTGGCTAGTTTCCAACAACTGAATATTCTGGATCTAAGCTATAATTCTTTATATCACATGTCAGCAAATCTCTCAAACTTCACAAATGCACTTCAGATGCTTGACTTGAGCTACAATCAGATTTGTCAACTCTCTGATGGATTTTTTAAAGGTGCCCAAAACCTTCAGATACTTGACCTCAGCCACAACCAACTGACTATCGTCAACGAGACCACCTTCCTATCGGGCCCTGAAAACTACATGAAAACCTTGTCCTTGCAAGGTAATCCATTCCAGTGTACCTGTGACTTATTAGACTTCATCCAGTGGATTATGTGTAACAAAGACGTCAAGATCCCCAGACTGGCCACTGAGTTGATCTGCAACATGCCAGCCAAAACGAGAGGCCAACCAGTGATACTGTTTGACATTAAAGAATGCGTCATTGACAACGATGCCTTCCTGAGGTACTCCCTCTCCGCTTCCTTGATCATGCTCACCATGGCCATCACCATGGCAGCTCATATGTTTTATTGGGATGCTTCCTATATTCTATACTACCTGAGGGCGAAGCTGAAGGGCTACCATTCCTTTGGGTCCGCAACAACAGACAATCTCTATGATGCTTTTGTTACCTACGACACCAGAGACCCGTTGGTGTCAGACTGGGTGCTGAACCACCTGCGGGTGcagctggaggagaggggggagaaacacctgcctctctgtctggagGAGCGAGACTGGGTCCCAGGGGTCCCCCTGATAGACAACCTCTCCCACAGCATCCGACAGAGCCGCAAGACCGTTTTTGTGCTGACCGAGGCATATGTCAGGACCGGGACCTTCAGGATGGCTGTGTACTTGGCCCACCAGAGGCTGCTGGATGAAAACATGGACGTGATCGTGCTGGTTCTCCTGGAACCTGTTCTGCAGCACTCTCACTTCCTCCGTCTGCGGCGGCGTCTGTGTGGGAAGAGTGTTCTGGAATGGACCCGGACTGCAGCCGCAGAGCCCTGGTTCTGGCAGTGCCTGAGGAACGCTGTCAGGTTAGACAACCAGGTGATGTACAACCAGATGTACTCCAGGTACTTCACCAATAAGTAG